Proteins from one Heptranchias perlo isolate sHepPer1 chromosome 42, sHepPer1.hap1, whole genome shotgun sequence genomic window:
- the LOC137306162 gene encoding myelin-associated glycoprotein-like isoform X3: MRSCVFLSLMTLTEVVCNIQWSVVIPKRVSAVLDSCALIPCTFGQPVHNARPKGRWIKTGSGHCNPGDSVVYSSRDPHGQRYNYDDRTELRGDLAKSQCSILINNTRKSDEGTYCFIVEIPGGLQSSTYSTGGSQALLSISDRPEISVDGELTSGKIARLTCSIIHSCPYDKLQLRWIDYNGSLPLPWDTEDGEEIVNEPSGSWRVSSVLIFTPSSAHDGKKLGCTIVLNGSPSYSPQTRTLEIKYGLENPTVNSSIVAVDGSSLLLYCTAWGKPAVSLRWVKNGEEISTSSTSELTKTFQNINSEDDGEYWCVAKNSLGTANSSTRISVEYKPTIVSGPTCTSSENWTDCNCSVRANPPANITWGLNGRIITGNRSDVKVNSWSMKSYLVQSSLTLTHPTGTGTGIQISCVAANVHGDCVSKYQPPSEEIFSWTNIFIIGGGAAGLVILIAVVVTVRRQRNGR, encoded by the exons ATGAGGAGTTGCGTATTTCTTTCTCTCATGACATTGACAGAAG TTGTTTGTAATATTCAATGGTCTGTGGTGATTCCAAAAAGAGTTTCGGCAGTGTTGGATTCGTGTGCACTGATCCCGTGTACGTTTGGTCAACCAGTCCATAACGCCAGGCCAaaggggaggtggataaagaCGGGCTCTGGTCATTGTAACCCCGGGGATTCAGTTGTCTACAGTTCGAGAGATCCACACGGGCAGCGTTATAATTATGATGATAGAACTGAGCTCAGGGGCGACCTTGCGAAAAGTCAATGCTCCATATTGATCAACAACACCAGAAAGAGTGATGAGGGTACTTACTGCTTCATCGTGGAAATCCCCGGGGGCTTGCAAAGTAGTACATATAGCACTGGTGGTTCTCAAGCCCTTCTTTCAATTTCTG ACAGGCCAGAAATTTCAGTTGATGGGGAATTGACTTCTGGAAAAATAGCTCGACTGACCTGTTCGATCATCCACAGCTGCCCATATGACAAACTGCAACTGAGGTGGATTGATTACAATGGGTCCCTTCCTCTTCCATGGGATACTGAAGATGGGGAAGAAATTGTCAATGAACCCTCCGGTTCTTGGAGAGTATCATCGGTGCTCATCTTCACTCCATCATCTGCTCATGACGGGAAAAAACTAGGATGCACAATTGTACTTAATGGGTCGCCAAGTTATTCTCCACAAACTCGTACCTTGGAGATTAAAT ATGGACTGGAAAATCCAACCGTCAATTCCTCTATAGTAGCGGTGGATGGCAGCTCATTATTATTGTACTGCACGGCATGGGGAAAACCAGCGGTCAGTTTAAGATGGGTGAAAAATGGAGAAGAGATCAGCACATCTTCCACCAGTGAACTAACAAAGACATTCCAAAATATTAATTCTGAAGATGATGGTGAATATTGGTGTGTGGCTAAAAATAGCCTAGGCACCGCGAACAGCTCCACACGGATTTCTGTAGAAT ATAAACCCACAATAGTATCAGGCCCGACCTGCACCAGCTCTGAGAACTGGACTGATTGTAACTGTAGTGTCAGAGCCAATCCACCAGCAAACATTACATGGGGCCTCAATGGGAGAATCATCACTGGGAACAGATCAGATGTGAAAGTCAACTCTTGGTCGATGAAGAGTTATCTGGTGCAGAGCTCACTGACACTGACTCACCCAACTGGAACTGGAACTGGAATTCAAATCTCATGCGTTGCCGCAAACGTGCACGGTGATTGTGTCAGTAAATACCAGCCCCCTTCTGAGG AAATATTCTCCTGGACAAATATCTTCATAATAGGAGGAGGAGCCGCTGGCCTTGTTATTCTAATTGCAGTCGTGGTCACGGTGAGGAGACAAAG